GCCGGACGGCACGCCGATGGTCCATCGCCTGCACCCCGACGCCGATCCTCCCGACGGGATGGACGTCCTGGGCGGCGTACGTGCGCTTGGGGGGAGTGTCAAGATCGCTGTCAACTTCCCCGGGATCTTCGTGCTCGCGGCTCGCTAGTCCGCTCCAGCTGCGGAACACGGGAGGGACAGCGATGGCTGTCCCTCTTCGTTTGCCCCTGTCCGCACCCCATTCGCGGGGCAGGAATTCGCCCGGGGTGTCCGCGCTCAGGCAGCGCCATTCCCCCGCCAGGTCACCGTGGGGTAAGATTCAAGTTGCCCCAACACCTGGGCGGCGATCTTCTTCGGAGACACCCATAGTCCTGGCTCTGGCGGTCGCGCGTGAGAGATGCCTTGGACCAGCCGGCCTGGAGGCATGGCATGCAGAATCTGACCGAGCACTTCGTGGAACTGATCCGGCGCACCTCCACCGATCTGCCGGCGGACGTCGAAGAGGCGCTGCGGGCGGCGCGCGAGCGGGAAACGCCCGGCTCACCTGCCCGCCGTGCTCTGGATGCGATCCTCGAGAACGTCGAACTCGCCCGCCGCACCGCCACACCCATCTGTCAAGACACCGGCACCCCGCTGTTCTTCATCCATCACCCCGCCGGCTGGAGCACCCGCCAGCTGCGGGAGCACATCCGGGGAGCGGTTGCCGAAGCCACGGCCCGCAGCTACCTGCGGCCGAACGCCGTCGACTCCCTGAGCGGCAGGAACAGCGGCAACAACCTCGGAGATCCATCGTTTCCGACCCTGCACTTTGAAGAGACCGAGGGTGAGGCGCTGACGGCCGATCTGATTCTCAAAGGAGGCGGGTGCGAGAACGTGGGCGCACAGTACGCCTTGCCCCACAGCGGCTTGCGAGCCGGGCGCGATCTGGAAGGCGTGCGCCGAGTTGTGCTCGACGCCGTTCACCAGGCGCAGGGACAGGGATGCGCCCCTGGCGTGCTGGGCGTCGCCATCGGGGGCGATCGAGGATCGTCGTATCTGGCATCGAAGGAGGTCCTGCTGCGCCGGCTCGATGACACCCACCCCGAGCCTGAGTTGGCGGCGCTGGAATCCCGCCT
This genomic interval from Anaerolineales bacterium contains the following:
- a CDS encoding fumarate hydratase, with amino-acid sequence MQNLTEHFVELIRRTSTDLPADVEEALRAARERETPGSPARRALDAILENVELARRTATPICQDTGTPLFFIHHPAGWSTRQLREHIRGAVAEATARSYLRPNAVDSLSGRNSGNNLGDPSFPTLHFEETEGEALTADLILKGGGCENVGAQYALPHSGLRAGRDLEGVRRVVLDAVHQAQGQGCAPGVLGVAIGGDRGSSYLASKEVLLRRLDDTHPEPELAALESRLTEQANQLGIGPMGFGGETTVLGTKLTHRHRLPASFFVSVSYMCWANRRRRMTILHDQVSYG